The proteins below come from a single Isoptericola dokdonensis DS-3 genomic window:
- a CDS encoding 50S ribosomal protein bL37 yields the protein MSKRGSKRRARKGKAANHGKRPNA from the coding sequence ATGAGCAAGCGCGGCAGCAAGCGTCGTGCCCGCAAGGGCAAGGCCGCCAACCACGGCAAGCGTCCCAACGCCTGA
- the rsrA gene encoding mycothiol system anti-sigma-R factor yields the protein MSGEITPIPHEPAEGESECEHALVHLYEFLDSEMTEADEHRMRAHVAHCSPCLAELSIEELVKKLVKRSCAERAPEGLLVRIHQQITVMAIAD from the coding sequence ATGAGCGGCGAGATCACCCCCATCCCGCACGAGCCGGCCGAGGGCGAGAGCGAGTGCGAGCACGCCCTCGTGCACCTCTACGAGTTCCTCGACTCCGAGATGACCGAGGCCGACGAGCACAGGATGCGCGCCCACGTGGCGCACTGCTCCCCGTGCCTCGCCGAGCTCAGCATCGAGGAGCTCGTCAAGAAGCTCGTCAAGCGCTCCTGCGCCGAACGAGCACCCGAAGGGCTCCTCGTGCGCATCCACCAGCAGATCACCGTCATGGCGATCGCGGACTGA